A genome region from Clostridium pasteurianum includes the following:
- the helD gene encoding RNA polymerase recycling motor HelD, whose product MSIEKKEFEYEKNKLEDTEKWIDGQISTIEKDNEEFENKIGVLKKQSKGKYSEELEITEKLYNITHKSLQRYNEAKIVPYFSRIDFREKRSTEIESYYIGKFGLGDSKNGEEKIIDWRAPIADLYYSGTAGKVSYRVSSGYVDGELYLKRKFIVEDKKLKDAFDEGINEIILRSDDNEENNLVDEFLKINLEKNVSSKLKDVVATIQKEQNDIIRSEKNSALVVQGSAGSGKTTIALHRLAYLLYKYNKSLSGKDVLVVAPNKLFLDYISDVLPSLGANTVKQETFEDIARKVLGVKSRVYTKDKKLAYIFEDKKDEEKKLVVKASEFKGSLLFKSMIDEYLKNIEEKDCDVDDIKISGYVLFEKAEIKRLFVEDMKHLPIDNRKEEIKKYFNLKLKDKVKSILDKVSFRYEYNIARLKRNMIDGAERRKQLIKIYDERDSEKNYIVKNVKNVMDEYFENWKHTDTGVILDRFFNDQSIYDEIVNDKVTKKLWSYMKKDFNKNREKKTIDSDDLAAMLYIKFNIEGNDKFNFKHIIIDEAQDYSVFQFAALKNLCSSSSFTIVGDLGQGIYYYKGINDWNTLKNNVFKDNFNYTALSQSYRSTVEIIKFANKVLKKQNINLEPAKPVLRHGDSPKVIEFMANKEFAEKVDSIVEKLDKLGKRNIAIIGKTYDECKKINDTLRKYSKNQWKLIRENDKSFEVSKIIIPSYITKGLEFDCSILYNCNEENYKDTELDKKILYVALTRALHYEYIFFKGKKSKLIK is encoded by the coding sequence TTGTCTATAGAAAAGAAAGAATTTGAATATGAAAAAAATAAATTAGAAGATACTGAAAAATGGATAGATGGTCAGATATCTACTATAGAGAAGGATAATGAGGAATTTGAAAATAAAATAGGAGTACTAAAGAAGCAGTCAAAGGGTAAATACAGTGAAGAACTTGAAATAACCGAGAAACTTTACAATATAACTCATAAAAGTCTTCAGAGATATAATGAAGCAAAAATAGTGCCTTATTTTTCGAGGATTGATTTCAGGGAAAAAAGAAGCACCGAGATTGAAAGTTACTATATTGGTAAGTTTGGACTTGGTGATAGTAAAAACGGAGAGGAAAAAATAATAGATTGGAGGGCACCTATTGCTGATTTGTATTATAGTGGTACAGCAGGTAAGGTGTCTTATAGAGTTTCATCAGGGTACGTGGATGGAGAGCTTTATTTAAAGAGAAAATTTATTGTTGAGGATAAAAAACTAAAAGATGCCTTTGATGAGGGAATAAATGAAATCATTTTAAGATCTGATGATAATGAAGAAAATAATTTAGTTGATGAATTTCTCAAAATAAACTTAGAGAAAAATGTTAGCAGCAAACTTAAGGATGTAGTTGCAACTATTCAAAAGGAGCAAAATGATATTATAAGAAGTGAAAAGAATTCTGCACTGGTAGTTCAGGGATCTGCCGGCTCTGGAAAAACCACCATAGCGCTCCATAGATTGGCATATCTTCTTTATAAGTATAATAAGTCTCTAAGCGGTAAAGATGTCCTTGTAGTGGCTCCTAACAAGCTTTTCTTGGACTATATTTCAGACGTTCTACCTAGTCTTGGTGCAAATACAGTTAAGCAGGAAACTTTTGAAGATATAGCTCGTAAAGTTTTAGGAGTGAAATCAAGAGTTTATACTAAGGACAAAAAACTTGCATATATATTTGAAGATAAAAAAGATGAGGAAAAGAAGCTTGTTGTTAAGGCAAGTGAGTTTAAAGGCTCTCTTTTGTTTAAAAGTATGATAGATGAATATCTTAAAAACATAGAAGAAAAAGATTGTGATGTAGATGATATTAAAATATCAGGTTATGTTCTTTTTGAAAAAGCTGAAATTAAAAGGCTTTTTGTAGAGGATATGAAGCATTTACCAATTGATAACAGAAAAGAAGAAATAAAAAAATATTTTAATCTTAAGCTAAAAGATAAAGTTAAAAGTATTTTAGATAAGGTATCATTTAGGTATGAATATAATATTGCAAGATTAAAAAGGAATATGATAGATGGCGCAGAAAGAAGAAAACAGTTAATAAAAATATATGATGAAAGAGATAGTGAGAAAAATTATATAGTTAAAAATGTAAAGAATGTCATGGACGAATACTTTGAGAATTGGAAGCATACTGATACAGGTGTGATTTTAGATAGATTTTTTAATGATCAGAGTATATATGATGAAATAGTTAATGACAAAGTGACAAAAAAACTTTGGAGTTATATGAAAAAAGATTTTAATAAAAATAGGGAAAAGAAGACAATAGATAGTGATGATCTGGCAGCAATGCTTTATATAAAGTTTAATATAGAGGGAAATGATAAATTTAATTTTAAACATATAATAATTGATGAAGCACAGGATTATAGTGTATTTCAATTTGCAGCTTTGAAAAATCTTTGTAGTAGCAGTTCATTTACAATAGTAGGAGATTTAGGACAGGGTATATATTACTATAAGGGTATAAATGATTGGAATACTTTAAAAAATAATGTGTTTAAGGATAATTTTAATTATACAGCATTAAGTCAGAGTTATCGTTCTACTGTTGAAATAATAAAGTTTGCAAATAAAGTTTTGAAAAAACAAAATATAAATTTAGAACCGGCAAAACCAGTATTAAGGCATGGTGATAGTCCAAAAGTAATAGAATTTATGGCTAACAAGGAATTTGCAGAAAAGGTTGACAGTATAGTAGAAAAATTAGATAAACTAGGTAAGAGAAACATAGCTATTATAGGTAAAACTTACGATGAGTGCAAAAAAATCAATGATACTTTAAGAAAATATAGTAAGAATCAATGGAAGCTAATAAGGGAAAATGACAAGAGCTTTGAAGTTAGTAAAATAATAATACCATCATATATTACTAAGGGCTTAGAATTTGATTGTAGCATCCTTTATAATTGCAATGAAGAAAATTATAAGGATACTGAGCTTGATAAAAAAATATTGTACGTTGCTTTAACTAGAGCACTTCATTATGAGTATATTTTCTTTAAGGGAAAGAAATCTAAGCTTATTAAATAA
- the nadA gene encoding quinolinate synthase NadA has product MDQNLKEKILELKRKKNAVILAHYYQRPEVQEIADFIGDSYYLSKIAKENTADTIVFCGVKFMAESAKVLSPQKKVLLPQPKAGCPMADMATADELKKLKNQHPNAKVVCYINSSVEVKALSDTCCTSSNAVKIVKTIDSDEIIFLPDKNLGSYVQEKVPEKKIILWNGFCRVHNMIIPPDIDEIKNKYGDMKILAHPECWKPVRDMADFIGSTGAMIDYAEKDTASNKYLVVTETGIMYKMQERVPNKQFYTLNNMVCVNMKATHLEDVYNSLLNSTFEINIEENLREKALTSLENMLILGR; this is encoded by the coding sequence ATGGATCAAAATTTAAAAGAAAAAATTCTAGAACTAAAACGCAAAAAAAACGCTGTAATTCTAGCTCACTATTATCAAAGACCCGAAGTACAAGAAATAGCTGATTTCATTGGTGATTCATATTACCTAAGTAAGATTGCTAAAGAAAACACAGCTGATACAATTGTATTTTGCGGCGTTAAATTCATGGCTGAAAGCGCTAAAGTTCTATCACCCCAAAAGAAAGTTCTACTTCCACAACCTAAAGCTGGATGTCCAATGGCAGACATGGCAACTGCAGATGAACTTAAGAAATTAAAAAATCAGCATCCTAATGCAAAGGTAGTATGTTATATAAATTCTTCAGTTGAAGTTAAAGCTCTTTCAGACACCTGCTGTACTTCATCAAACGCAGTAAAGATAGTAAAAACAATAGATTCTGATGAAATAATATTTTTGCCAGACAAGAATTTAGGTTCATACGTTCAAGAAAAGGTTCCAGAAAAGAAAATAATACTATGGAATGGTTTTTGCAGAGTTCACAATATGATAATCCCTCCAGATATAGATGAAATTAAAAATAAATATGGTGATATGAAAATTTTAGCTCACCCAGAATGCTGGAAACCAGTAAGGGATATGGCAGATTTTATAGGCAGCACAGGTGCAATGATAGACTATGCCGAAAAAGATACAGCCTCAAATAAATATCTGGTTGTAACTGAAACAGGAATAATGTACAAAATGCAGGAAAGAGTACCTAATAAACAATTTTATACTCTAAATAATATGGTATGCGTAAACATGAAAGCAACACATTTAGAAGATGTTTATAACAGTCTTTTAAATTCTACTTTTGAAATAAATATAGAAGAAAATTTGAGAGAAAAAGCACTTACTTCCCTTGAAAATATGTTGATACTTGGAAGGTGA
- a CDS encoding L-aspartate oxidase: MDLYTDVLVIGTGVAGLYSSLSLNRDIKVTLLTKSTVSECNTYLAQGGISTALNTEDEPLFVEDTLKAGQYRNIKESVEILASESRENIRELINIGMNFDKNKDGSLNYTREGAHSVNRIVHSTDETGKVVFETLLNEVKKRDNIKIIENIAVFDLISQNNVCFGATAIKDNTVYDIHSKATILACGGIGGIFKNSTNQRTLTADGIAMALKNDIEVRDLNYIQFHPTALYDGGKNEKKFLISESVRGEGGKLLNIENERFINELLPRDVVANAIYKEEEKDNSNYVYLDITFMDDDFIKNRFPGIYNECLDRGLDITKNKIPVSPVQHYFMGGIKVNFNSLTSMKNLYACGEVSSTGVHGANRLASNSLLEGLVFSRRAAKNINSNISEITTKDIKTAFTVNDALNAIENNRNIVIEKFKSILGEKKNELINI; encoded by the coding sequence ATGGATTTATACACTGACGTATTAGTGATAGGCACAGGTGTTGCAGGTTTATATTCTTCTTTATCCTTAAATAGGGATATAAAAGTAACTTTGCTCACAAAATCAACAGTCTCTGAATGTAATACTTATCTTGCTCAAGGTGGCATATCAACTGCATTGAATACAGAAGACGAGCCTCTTTTTGTAGAAGATACTTTAAAAGCTGGACAATATAGAAACATAAAAGAATCTGTTGAAATACTTGCTTCAGAATCCCGAGAAAACATAAGAGAATTAATAAATATAGGAATGAATTTTGATAAAAATAAAGATGGCAGCTTAAATTACACAAGGGAAGGAGCCCACAGTGTAAACAGAATAGTACACAGCACAGATGAAACAGGTAAAGTTGTTTTTGAAACATTACTAAATGAGGTAAAAAAAAGAGACAACATAAAAATCATAGAAAATATAGCTGTATTTGATTTAATCTCTCAAAATAATGTGTGTTTTGGAGCAACAGCTATAAAAGATAATACTGTCTATGACATTCATTCAAAAGCTACTATTTTAGCCTGTGGGGGCATAGGTGGAATATTTAAGAACTCTACTAATCAAAGAACCCTTACAGCAGACGGAATTGCTATGGCATTAAAAAACGATATTGAGGTACGTGATTTAAATTATATTCAATTTCATCCTACAGCACTTTATGATGGAGGAAAAAATGAAAAGAAATTTTTAATATCAGAATCCGTACGAGGAGAGGGCGGTAAGCTCCTAAACATAGAAAATGAAAGATTTATAAACGAACTTCTGCCACGAGATGTAGTTGCAAATGCAATATATAAAGAAGAAGAAAAAGACAATAGTAACTATGTATATCTTGATATAACCTTTATGGATGACGACTTCATAAAAAACAGATTTCCTGGCATATATAACGAATGCCTAGATAGAGGACTTGATATAACAAAGAACAAAATTCCAGTAAGCCCAGTACAACATTACTTCATGGGTGGAATAAAAGTTAACTTTAATAGCTTAACTTCAATGAAAAACTTATATGCCTGCGGAGAAGTTAGTAGTACTGGCGTACATGGTGCCAATAGACTTGCAAGTAACTCCCTTCTTGAAGGATTAGTTTTTTCAAGACGTGCTGCTAAAAATATAAATAGCAACATTTCTGAAATTACTACAAAAGATATAAAAACAGCCTTTACAGTAAATGATGCATTAAATGCTATAGAAAATAACAGAAATATTGTAATAGAAAAATTCAAATCCATTTTAGGAGAAAAGAAAAATGAACTTATCAATATATGA
- the nadC gene encoding carboxylating nicotinate-nucleotide diphosphorylase: MNLSIYDDFIKRELNDDGAYNDITTNSIIAKNSKSTAEIISKDNGIIAGTGIFNRTFELLEDASSEFNVSDGDLVTKGQVIGNVHGNTRSLLSGERTALNLLQMLSGIATTTYNLSKKLDGTGVKLLDTRKTTPGMRLLEKYAVKVGGGFNHRFGLSDGILIKDNHIDAAGSIKNAVHLARKNSSFVRKIEVETETLEEVKEAIEAKADIIMLDNMDADTIKAAVQLIDKKALIEVSGNITYENIKEKAVIGVDYISSGMLTHSFKVLDISMKNLRNEN, encoded by the coding sequence ATGAACTTATCAATATATGATGATTTTATAAAGAGAGAATTAAATGATGACGGCGCTTACAATGACATAACTACAAATTCAATTATAGCTAAAAATTCTAAAAGTACTGCAGAAATAATTTCAAAGGACAATGGCATTATAGCAGGAACAGGCATATTTAACAGAACTTTTGAGCTATTAGAAGATGCTTCTTCAGAATTTAATGTTAGCGATGGTGATTTAGTAACTAAGGGACAGGTAATAGGAAACGTTCATGGCAATACACGTTCTCTTTTATCTGGTGAGCGGACAGCACTTAATCTTCTGCAAATGTTAAGCGGTATAGCAACAACAACTTACAATTTAAGTAAAAAGTTAGATGGCACAGGTGTAAAATTACTTGATACAAGAAAAACCACACCAGGTATGAGACTTTTAGAAAAATATGCTGTAAAGGTTGGCGGAGGATTCAATCACAGATTTGGTCTTTCTGATGGGATTTTAATAAAAGACAATCACATAGACGCAGCTGGAAGTATAAAAAATGCAGTTCATCTTGCCAGAAAAAATTCTTCTTTTGTTCGAAAAATAGAAGTTGAAACTGAAACTTTAGAAGAAGTAAAAGAAGCCATTGAAGCTAAAGCTGATATAATTATGCTTGATAATATGGATGCTGACACAATTAAAGCTGCTGTACAATTAATAGATAAGAAAGCTTTAATTGAGGTTTCTGGAAATATAACTTATGAAAATATAAAAGAAAAAGCAGTTATAGGAGTTGATTATATCTCATCTGGAATGCTTACTCATTCCTTTAAGGTTTTAGATATAAGCATGAAAAATTTAAGAAATGAAAATTAA
- a CDS encoding ornithine decarboxylase: protein MKHLKIACTKNSKNFFSTDRCLISVENTDYTDVSAVILTDSNIDIINKVYNTKFEIPVFVVSEKKSNLDNNLLKKVYRIIDENNLDKSTFSKEIETAANEYEENLLPPFFKVLNSYAETENLQFDCPGHQDGEYFKKHPAGRYFYDFYGENIFKSDICNADVELGDLLIHEGPAMKAEEHAAKVYNADKTYFVMSGTSASNSVVANAVVAPGDLVLFDRNNHKSVYNSALIQSGGRPIYLETSRNPFGFIGGIDEHCFNEEYLRKLASKVDPEKAKSKRPFRLAVIQLGTYDGTIYNARQVVDKIGHLCDYILFDSAWVGYEQFIPMMRDCSPLLLDLNEEDPGIFVTQSVHKQQAGFSQASQIHKKDKHIRGQKRYVDHKRLNNSYMLHASTSPFYPLFSALDINARMQEGEAGKRLWLDCVKLGIEARKSVLRNCSLLKPFIPPVVNGKKWQDYDTEEISNNIEFFKFRPGEKWHSFEGYGKDQYFVDPNKFMLTTPGINVETGEYEDFGIPATILASYLREHGIVPEKNDLNSILFLLTPAESPEKMDRLLSSLVKFEQVIKNDTPLSKALPHLYNKYSERYKGYTIKRLCQEMHNFYKKNDAKTYQKKLFRAASFPEQAITPQEANWELIRNNTKLVNIENIVGEIALEGALPYPPGVFCVAPGERWNTVVQKYFLILRDGINEFPGFAPEIQGVYLENEDGRINAYGYVLDKESN, encoded by the coding sequence ATGAAGCACTTAAAAATTGCTTGTACTAAAAATTCTAAAAATTTCTTTTCAACTGACAGATGTTTAATTTCAGTTGAAAATACTGATTACACAGATGTATCTGCAGTTATATTAACTGATTCAAATATAGATATAATTAATAAGGTGTATAATACAAAGTTTGAAATCCCTGTATTTGTTGTTTCAGAAAAGAAATCTAACCTAGATAATAATCTTCTTAAAAAAGTTTATCGTATAATTGATGAAAATAATCTTGATAAAAGCACGTTTTCAAAGGAAATTGAAACTGCTGCAAATGAGTATGAAGAAAATTTATTGCCGCCATTCTTCAAAGTGTTAAACAGTTACGCTGAAACAGAGAATTTACAATTTGACTGTCCCGGGCATCAAGATGGCGAATATTTTAAAAAGCATCCAGCTGGTAGATACTTTTATGATTTCTACGGCGAAAATATTTTTAAATCGGATATTTGTAATGCTGACGTTGAATTAGGAGATTTACTAATCCATGAAGGTCCAGCCATGAAAGCTGAAGAGCATGCAGCAAAAGTATATAATGCTGACAAAACCTATTTTGTAATGAGTGGAACCAGTGCTTCAAACTCCGTAGTTGCAAACGCTGTAGTAGCACCTGGAGATTTAGTTCTATTTGATAGAAATAACCATAAATCTGTATATAATTCTGCTCTAATTCAATCAGGCGGAAGACCTATATACTTAGAAACTTCACGAAATCCATTCGGCTTTATTGGTGGAATTGATGAACACTGCTTCAATGAAGAATATTTAAGAAAATTAGCATCAAAAGTTGATCCAGAAAAGGCCAAATCAAAAAGACCTTTTAGATTAGCCGTAATCCAACTTGGAACCTATGATGGAACAATTTATAATGCTAGGCAGGTAGTTGACAAAATCGGACATCTCTGCGATTATATTTTATTTGACTCTGCTTGGGTTGGATATGAACAATTTATACCTATGATGAGGGACTGCTCTCCATTACTATTGGATTTAAATGAAGAAGATCCTGGAATATTTGTAACGCAATCTGTTCATAAACAGCAGGCTGGATTCTCCCAGGCATCACAAATTCATAAAAAAGATAAGCATATTAGAGGTCAAAAACGTTACGTTGATCATAAAAGGCTTAATAATTCATATATGCTGCACGCTTCTACCAGCCCATTCTACCCATTGTTCTCTGCACTTGACATTAATGCAAGGATGCAGGAAGGCGAAGCTGGTAAGCGCTTATGGTTAGATTGTGTAAAGCTTGGAATTGAAGCCAGAAAATCAGTTTTAAGAAATTGCTCGCTTCTAAAGCCATTTATTCCACCAGTTGTTAATGGAAAGAAGTGGCAAGATTATGATACAGAAGAAATTTCTAATAACATTGAATTTTTCAAGTTTCGTCCAGGTGAAAAGTGGCACTCATTTGAGGGCTATGGTAAAGATCAATACTTTGTTGATCCTAATAAATTTATGTTAACAACACCTGGAATCAATGTAGAGACTGGTGAATATGAAGATTTTGGTATTCCCGCCACTATACTTGCAAGTTACTTAAGAGAACATGGAATTGTACCAGAAAAAAATGATTTAAATTCTATATTATTTCTACTGACACCGGCAGAAAGTCCAGAAAAAATGGATAGACTTTTATCTTCACTAGTTAAATTTGAACAAGTTATAAAAAATGATACTCCTTTAAGCAAAGCACTGCCGCATCTTTATAATAAATATTCAGAGCGCTATAAAGGATATACAATTAAAAGGTTATGTCAGGAAATGCATAATTTTTATAAGAAGAATGATGCAAAAACTTATCAAAAGAAGTTATTTAGAGCAGCTTCATTCCCAGAGCAGGCAATTACTCCTCAAGAAGCTAACTGGGAGCTAATAAGAAATAACACTAAACTTGTTAATATAGAAAACATTGTAGGCGAAATAGCCTTAGAAGGTGCTCTTCCATATCCACCAGGAGTTTTCTGCGTTGCTCCAGGCGAAAGGTGGAACACAGTAGTTCAAAAATATTTCTTGATATTAAGAGACGGCATAAATGAATTTCCTGGCTTTGCTCCAGAAATTCAAGGAGTATATCTTGAAAATGAAGATGGTCGTATTAATGCCTATGGATATGTTCTAGATAAAGAATCAAACTAA
- a CDS encoding B12-binding domain-containing radical SAM protein: MRYLKAYTEDLDLEIKIREFSINDRIERVFEQIMHEKPDIVAFSCYIWNGEYVDKLGTLIKKVDENIQILYGGPEVSFDCRKFLLNSVGDFLIEGEGEETFREFLKWKLQNGFYRRDILIKGLYSKTQNNEILFGGEREAMDMNTLVFPYKEDDDLSNKIVYYESSRGCPFNCKYCLSSTIKGVYFLDVNRVKKELKFFVDKKVTIVKFVDRTFNANPKFAMEIWKYLMELDTETVFHFEITADIVTEEEIELLKHAPKGRFQFEVGVQSTNNQVLRNVNRFIEFKDIKKIVMAIKEGNNINQHLDLIVGLPGEDFESFRNSFNDVYSIKPEKLQVGFLKLLKGSSMRQEAEKWGMSYSPYHPYEILKTRDMNFYEIMKLKRVDAVVDKYYNTGKFNNIIKFMISKFDNPFDFYYALSKYFYDKGYFYRNISSANYYKVFLDFNSEILHEDNSVLEEIVKFDYLKFNKRSWLPPFLHRLNVKEEEQEIKEKLKEQNKFDKHIHIEKFNIDINKYINDGKVETKEMYYIFE, from the coding sequence GTGAGATATTTAAAGGCCTATACAGAAGATTTGGACTTAGAAATAAAAATAAGGGAGTTTTCTATTAACGATAGGATAGAAAGAGTATTTGAGCAAATAATGCATGAAAAACCGGATATTGTAGCATTCTCATGCTATATTTGGAATGGTGAGTATGTTGATAAATTGGGTACTTTAATAAAAAAAGTAGATGAAAACATACAAATACTTTATGGAGGTCCAGAAGTATCATTTGATTGCAGAAAGTTTTTACTGAATAGTGTAGGTGACTTTCTAATAGAAGGTGAAGGCGAAGAGACTTTTAGAGAATTTCTTAAGTGGAAGCTTCAAAATGGATTTTATAGAAGAGACATTTTGATAAAGGGCTTATACAGTAAAACACAAAATAATGAAATACTCTTTGGCGGGGAAAGAGAAGCTATGGATATGAATACTTTGGTTTTTCCATATAAGGAGGATGATGATTTATCAAATAAAATAGTGTATTATGAGTCTTCAAGAGGATGTCCATTTAATTGCAAGTATTGTCTTTCTTCAACAATAAAAGGTGTGTATTTTTTAGATGTTAATAGAGTTAAAAAAGAGCTTAAGTTTTTTGTGGATAAAAAGGTGACAATAGTTAAATTTGTTGATAGAACTTTTAATGCTAATCCTAAGTTTGCCATGGAGATATGGAAATATTTAATGGAACTTGATACGGAAACTGTATTTCACTTCGAGATAACAGCAGATATTGTAACAGAAGAAGAAATAGAGCTTTTAAAACATGCGCCTAAAGGTAGATTTCAATTTGAGGTCGGTGTTCAGTCTACAAATAATCAGGTACTTAGAAATGTAAATAGGTTTATAGAATTTAAGGATATAAAGAAAATAGTAATGGCAATAAAAGAAGGAAATAACATAAATCAGCATTTAGATTTAATAGTTGGGCTTCCTGGTGAGGATTTTGAGTCATTTAGAAATTCTTTTAATGATGTTTATTCTATAAAGCCTGAAAAGCTTCAAGTTGGATTTTTAAAGCTTTTAAAAGGTTCTTCAATGAGACAAGAAGCAGAAAAATGGGGCATGTCATATTCTCCATATCATCCTTATGAAATTTTGAAAACTAGGGATATGAATTTCTATGAAATAATGAAATTAAAGCGTGTAGATGCAGTGGTAGATAAATACTATAATACTGGTAAGTTTAACAATATAATTAAATTTATGATTTCAAAGTTTGATAATCCGTTTGACTTTTATTATGCACTTTCTAAGTATTTTTATGACAAAGGTTATTTCTATAGGAATATATCTTCTGCCAATTATTACAAAGTATTTCTTGATTTTAATTCGGAAATTTTGCATGAGGATAATTCTGTTTTAGAAGAAATAGTAAAGTTTGATTACCTGAAATTTAATAAGAGAAGCTGGCTTCCTCCATTTTTACATAGATTAAATGTAAAAGAAGAGGAGCAGGAAATAAAGGAGAAACTAAAAGAACAGAATAAATTTGATAAGCATATTCACATAGAAAAGTTTAATATTGATATTAATAAATACATAAATGACGGCAAGGTTGAAACTAAAGAAATGTATTATATTTTTGAATAA
- a CDS encoding phospholipase C, whose translation MKKNFENTYGKTVRGIFLVINPVKKKIIKTTCVIHKYINSLAIEILKNKKLENQYRFFSDNIDEINKGTVWADQDFKSTNHFFDFQKGRGLYGFSNAVVESQKYYNMSICYLKAGDKRKSLFYFGAACHIIQDSTVPQHVNNRLLKKHRNFEMWIIQKFLSGYRFMKADELIRSDSMKDYIRKNAMVANKVYNKYAEVRDKDSRYLTISNYIIYQAQMSTAGLMMDYYEIYEAVCKKDSYSKMVM comes from the coding sequence ATGAAGAAAAACTTTGAAAATACTTATGGTAAAACTGTTAGAGGAATATTTTTAGTAATAAATCCTGTTAAAAAGAAGATAATAAAGACTACATGTGTTATTCATAAATATATAAATTCACTTGCAATTGAAATACTAAAAAATAAAAAACTTGAAAATCAGTATAGGTTTTTTAGTGACAATATTGACGAAATAAATAAGGGCACTGTTTGGGCAGATCAAGATTTTAAATCCACAAATCACTTTTTTGATTTTCAGAAGGGAAGGGGCTTATACGGTTTTTCTAATGCTGTTGTGGAAAGCCAAAAGTATTATAATATGTCAATATGTTATCTAAAGGCAGGAGATAAGCGAAAGTCGCTATTTTATTTTGGTGCGGCTTGTCATATAATTCAAGATTCTACGGTTCCACAGCATGTTAATAACAGACTTTTAAAAAAACATAGAAACTTTGAAATGTGGATTATCCAAAAATTTTTGTCAGGTTATAGATTTATGAAAGCAGATGAGTTAATTAGAAGTGACAGTATGAAGGATTATATTAGAAAGAATGCTATGGTAGCTAATAAGGTATACAACAAATATGCTGAAGTGAGAGACAAGGATAGTAGGTATCTTACAATATCTAATTATATAATATATCAGGCTCAAATGAGTACAGCTGGTCTTATGATGGATTATTATGAAATATATGAAGCTGTATGTAAAAAGGATTCTTATTCTAAAATGGTAATGTAA